The genomic window CCGCTCGGTCATGCAAGGCGTCGAGGTGATGGTTGCCACGCCAGGACGCCTGCTCGACATGGTTCAAGGCAACGCCCTGAAGCTTGGCCAGGTAGAATTTCTAGTGCTCGATGAAGCGGACCGCATGCTCGACATGGGCTTCATCAACGACATCCGCAAAATCGTCGCCAAATTACCGATCAAACGCCAGACTCTGTTCTTCTCGGCGACCATGCCGAAAGACATTGCCGATCTCGCGGAACAGATGCTCCGCGATCCGGCCCGGGTTTCAGTGACGCCGGTGTCATCCACCGCCGAGCGGATCGACCAGCGCATTATCCAGGTCGACCACACAGCCAAGCCGGCCATTCTGGCGCAACTCCTGAAAGACGAGCCGGTTAACAGGGCTTTGGTGTTCACACGCACCAAACACGGCGCCGACAAGGTGGTAAAAGGTCTCGCCAAGGTGGGCATCGCTGCGGAGGCAATTCACGGCAACAAGTCGCAGAACCATCGCGAACGCGTGCTGACAGCCTTCCGCTCCGGCGACATCCGCACGCTGGTGGCGACCGATATCGCCGCGCGCGGTATCGACGTTGACGGCATAACCCATGTGGTCAATTTCGATATTCCGAATGTTCCGGAAACATATGTCCATCGCATTGGACGGACAGCGCGCGCAGGCGCCGATGGCGTGGCCATCTCTCTCTGCGCCGGCGAGGAACACACTTACGTGCGCGACATTGAAAAACTGATCCGCATGAGCCTTCCGAAGGAAGATCGCCGTACGCCCGGCCAGCAACGCCCGGCGGCGGCCATCTCATCGCAGCATCGTTCCGCACGGCCAGCGGCAAACGGCCATGGACCTCGCGCGAACGACGCGGCACCCGGCTCACAGGGTCCAAGGCGGCGGCGCCGGCGTCCGGGGGCGGGTAATGCACCTCACGCCACCCGGCACGAAGCCAGCCGCCAGGAGACTTCCCGTCCATCACAGGGCGGCAACAACAAGGGCGAGGGAATTCAGGGCGTCGCGTTTCTGCACCGCGAAAATCGTCCTGCCCAAGCTCAGCGCAACCAGCGCCCACACCGTTCATAGTCAGATCAACTATCTAGAGGACTTGGAGACCCCTATGGCGAAAGAAGAGTTGATCCAGTTCGAAGGACTGGTCACGGAAATCCTCCCCGACGCACGTTATCGCGTCCAGCTTGATGCCGGACATGAGATCGTGGCTTACACAGCCGGTAAGATGAAGAAGAACCGCATCAAGACGCTGGCCGGAGACCGGGTCACGATCGAGATGTCGCCCTATGACCTGGAAAAAGGCCGCCTCATCTTCCGCCACAAGGACGAGCGTCCGAGCGGCGGACCTCCTCGCGGTGCACCTCCCCGCGGCGGTCAATTCCGGCGCCGTTAATAGACCGGCGCGCCATTCCCCCATCGCGCACGGCTGTTCCTTGCGCGATTCGGCTATTTCAGCCGCACTGGCGGATGATTAATATTTGGCGCACGTCAGGATTGTTTTGAAAGCATATCTCACGTAATATAGGGGCATCGATCTTCGGCCGGACGACACTCGCTATCCACCGGTACAGCCGGGTTAGCGCTCGACCTCTTCCAAATTTCGATCTCACCAGCCCATTTAACCGTGGGCTTCTACTATATCTATCTCGAGAAGGACTACCCCACGTGAGCATGGGAACAGTGAAGTGGTTTAACGCAACCAAAGGCTACGGCTTCATTCAGCCGGATGATGGCGGCAACGACGTGTTCGTTCACATCAGCGCTGTCGAGCGCGCCGGTCTTGGTACGCTGCGCGAAGGCCAGAAGATCAGCTACGAAATCGTTGCGGATCGCCGTTCGGGCAAGTCGTCGGCTGACAATCTCCGCGCCGCCGGCTAAGTGAAATTTCCGCGGCTCCGTTCGCGGAAACCAGAGCAAAAAACAAAAGGCCGTGCACACTGCACGGCCTTTTTCAATTTCGCTGTCGTGCCCGCTCTGAACCAACTATCAGCTGCAAGATGGCGCCGAAGGATCCCAGCGGACGTCGGCCGATTGACGGGGGCCAGAAAAGGTCTTCCTGTCCCAATGGAAGATTTCAGAGTTAAAATTCGACTTCCCATCAAACCCGATCAAGGGTTGATAGTCATAGTGCACCTCACTCATGATTAGATATTTGCCGTCCAGCGCAATCCCGCTGGGCACCGCCACAACGTTACCCTGCGAGTGAGGGGTCTTTCCTGGACTTGCTTTACTCCACACGATGGTCGCTTGATGCGTCGTGGGGTCGATATAAACTTCGGAAATCGTCGCCGTCAGGCTTGCAGCCGAATAGGGCGACATAATCGCGGTACCGACTTTCAAAGCATTCTTAATGTCACAGTCGCCGGCCGTGGTGGCCTGAGCAATCAAATCCGACATGGTGTGTGCGACCTGCGTCAGCTTTCGAGCGGCTGCAAATGCGCTGGTAAACTGCACCGTTCCAAACATCAATGCCAACAGCAGCGGAGCAACAAGCAGAAATTCGACGGCGGCTACGCCGTGCTGGTCTTTAAGAAAGCGCGCGCCGAGACGCGGCTCAGTTTCAGAACTCGTTGTCATCACTATCCCCCTGGCTCAACCCGGAACGCAGCCACTGCTGTGAGAAGGTTAAATCGATCGCTATCGTTGTTGCCTCCAGCAAGATTGGCGAGGCTGAATCCTCCAATACTGAGGAATATCGGCCATTTATAAAACGCGCGAACAATGACCGTGGAGCCTGGGGCCGGATTTGAATAGGAGAGATTTGTCTTCAGGTGCTTGCTCGAATCGATTGGGGCCGCAAGCGCGTCGTTAGGAATGGCGCTAAACTGCGAAAAAACGCCGACATCCACCTCCAAACTATTTTGACAATCGAATAAAAGCGCCACTTTTCCGCAAACCGCTTTTTTAAAATCGTCCGCTTTAAACCCTTGGGCTTGAGCCTGGTTCGTGAAAATCAATCGCGCGGCGTCCTGGGTCGCGGTTTCCAAAACCTGCCCTGCGAAAAACATCAGCGCAAATTCAAAAATCGCGAGCAGCATCAGAAAAAACGGAGCTGCGACCATGGCGAATTCGATCGCAGCAGATCCACTCTGGCTGCGGCGAAAGCGATGAAATATCTTGCTGATACCACCTGAAGAGATTGAGGGCATTTGACGATTCCGGAGTGAAGCAGCGTTGCTACCTCCGAGAATAAGCAACATTGATTGTCGAATGCTTTCGCTCGTTCAAGACAACGCGCAACGCCGCGTTATCGAGTCATTAACCACCAATGGCACGCGCGATCTCTGATTTAACCGCCGTCGCTCACCACTTTTTTCCGGCAGGTCGACTTGCAATCGTATATGGCACGTTCATCACCACGATAGACATTCACAAGATTCTCCGCTCCCTCCTCCTCAGGCTTCGCATTAGACGCGTTGGCGTCGACAAGGCTGCGTAAGGCTAGCGATAGAGTTCCACTCTGACGCGCCCTGGCCAACGCCTCTGATTGGCGTGGCTTGAGCTCCAAAGTCGCGGTCTTTCCGACAACGACCTTTTGTCCGTTCTTCTCTTCAACTGCCTGATCGATGGCGAGAACCCGGATATTGGTCAGAAGGGTCTCGGAAGTTATGGTTTCCTTTCCACCCTCGGCATTTCTCTGCCGACGGGTCAAAATGACGTCCACGCGGTCATTGGGAAGAATAAAGCCGCCAGCCCCCGTTTCCGGCGAGATCTCGGTCGAGACAGCCCGCATACCGCTTGGCAGGATGGCTGCCATGAAACCTGATCCATCGCCCTTAACGAGTTTGGTATCCCGAACCGGCTCTCCAGCAAGCATGGGCGAACGTACAATCGAACCGGTCAATTGGGTGACGGCATCACCCCGACTTTCACGATGAATAAAGCTCGCGCTTGCAGTGGCGGCAGGCCAGGACTGCCACTCCAGGTCTTCAGGCTTAATCGATTGACCCAATCCGATATCGGATTTGGCAACCAGCACATCTGTCGTCTTGATCTGGGGCGGGGGCGCTATCGTCACTTGCGCCGGCTTCGGAGCCGGGCCACTCGCCAAATACAAAGCCGCACCACCAGCAGCTACGGCAATGGCCAACACGACTACCTGCGCGGTCTTCATACGCTTTACTCTCTTACGCTACGCAACAGCCGCACCATGTGCCTGCCAATACGCGGCAAGTAGGGTGCCAGACATAGCAAATCTGACGTTAATTGATGAATGAACTGCAAACAGCGCGTTTCGTGGCCACCGGTACTTATCCAACCGAACTACGAACCTCTGCCTGATAAATGACAGCGGGTACTTCATCACGCCCGATAATTGCGACCAGTATAATTTTATATAAATTATCTGCGCTCATTAATTGCGCATTTACCGTCCGCAAGAAGAGCCAAATACCCCTGTCTTTCAGCAATCGAATTAACTGCGCTGCAATTCCTCCCTCGTACGTTCACGTCATGGTCACGGTGGTTTCCGCCCCGCAACGACCAAAGTTCGACAGCCACGTGTACATAGGGAGTCATAAATGACCAATCTCATTGCTCGCTTCGTTAAGGACGAGTCCGGTGCCACCGCGATTGAATACGGTTTGATTGCCGCCGGAATCGCATTGGCGATCATCACGATCGTGCAGACGATCGGCGGCCAGATTCTTGGTCGGTTTACTTCGCTCAGCACCGAGCTGGCCAAGACACCGACTGCGCAGTAATCGGAGACAACAACTGCGTACGAAAAGGCTTCGGTCCCCCGAAGCCTTTTTTTTTTGGGGAGCGTTCTCTCTATCGAACTGAGTCAATATGCGTATGAGTCAGGCCGCCTCAAAACAGCAGCCAAAGCCCGGGCCAGCAACGCGTGAGCTCCAGCCAACTGTCCTTGTGTGCGCGACGCTCATTCTCGCGTCATTACTGGTTTTGTTTCGGATCGCGAGCATCTTGTGAAAGCTGTTTCGCGATTGTTCATATCCGTACTTTACGATGCAGGACTTGTTGAACAGAAACTGAAGCCCAGTCCATGATACTCGACATTGCACGTCTCTTTCTGTTCCCGGCCTTGATCGCGTTCGCTGCGGCGAGCGACCTCCTGACGATGACCATTTCGAATCGAGTGTCCTTGTTTCTGATTGCGGGCTTTTGCGCGATGGCAGGATTAAGCGGGATGCCGCTCCATGACGTCGGGATGCACGTTGGAGCGGGTTTTGCCGTGCTAGCCCTCGCATTTGCCTGCTTCGCCTTTGGATGGATTGGAGGCGGCGATGCGAAAATCGCGGCCTGCGTGGGGCTTTGGTTCGGCTTCCCGCACCTGCTGAACTATTTCGTCTATGCTTCGCTATTCGGCGGCGCGTTGACACTTTTGCTGCTTGAGTTCCGGAAATGGCCTCTTCCCTATGCGCTCGGCTCACAGGAGTGGCTACTGCGGCTCCACGGCAAGGATAGCGGCATTCCCTACGGCATCGCGCTCGCCATGGGCGCCTTGATGATCTATCCGGAAACGGAATGGATGAAAGCAATTGATCTTGCTTGGCTCCTCGGTCACTAGTGTGGCTGTTCAAAAGTCCGCATCATTCGTGCGGCGAGTCTGGAACGCGGACTTCTGAACCAAAGCCACACTAGATTAATAACTTGCTAGTGTTCTTCGATTCCGAAGTTCGCAAACGAAGGTGCCGCGCAACGATGCGAACCTCGGAATCGAGACACTAGTGGGCCGGAAACATCTCGTTAACTCGGTTTAGATACGCCTCATTAACCATGCTTTGACCTTTAACTGGTCAAATCCCATTACGGCGGCGGGTCCGTCGCGGCGTGATGTGGAAAGTTAATGCGTATGAAAACCGCGGGGAATGTCGTTCCGTCCACTGCTGTCGGTGCCGGCGGCATGAGTGCCTCGGTAACGAACGCACTTGGCTTCGCTAGCGCTATTCAGCCGGACAGACAGTCCTGCACCGGCACCACCATCAATCAGACAATTACTGTGAACGACAACACCGTGCTCGATCGCACCAATGCCACGAGCTGTGGCCCTTTATTCGAGAACGCAAAAGCGATCGAGAGGATCAGCAATATGAAGCGAGAGGGACATCGGGCACCTGTGCGGACCTTCTTGATGCGCACCCTGTCATTTGCGGCTGCGTCCGCGCTGATCCTGAATCATGCGATATCGCCGGTGATTGCAAGCGATTATCGCGCCTCGCCAGCAGCTACCGAGATATCATCAGGCGGCCAGTTGAACGCTAAATTCCTCGCGCTCGGTATTGGTAAATCCGTGGTCGTCGATCTTCCGCGCGACGTCAAGGACGTGCTGGTGGCAGATCCCAAGATCGCCAATGCGGTCGTACGCTCGGCGCAACGCGCCTACATTATCGGCGCGGCGGTAGGACAAACCAATATTATCTTTTTCGACTCTACGGGCCAACAGATCGCGGCCTACGACATTGCGGTCACTCGCGATCTCAATGGCGTGCGGGCCGCACTCAAGCAAACTCTGCCGTATGCTGACGTCAGAATCGAAGGCGTCGGGGACGGCGTAGTGCTAACGGGCTCGGTCTCGAATCCGGCTGAAGCTCAGCAAGCGCAGGAATTAGCGGCACGCCTCGCCGGCGGTGCAGATAAAGTCTACAACAATATCGCCGTGCGTGGACGCGATCAGGTCATGCTGAAAGTGACCGTAGCGGAGATGCAGCGTAGCATCATCAAGCAGCTCGGCGTCGACCTCAGTGCACAAATGAACTACGGCACGGCCGTAGTAGACTTCAACAACGTCGCGCCGTTTACTGCGCTCGGGCGCCCTCTTACGAACGGTTCTGTAACTGGCAATTTCGGCACGACGATAACCCCCAAGGGCGCCGTTCCGTCGGTAACCGCGACAGTGCGTGCGATGGAAAACGCCGGGGTCGTTCGCACGCTCGCCGAACCCAATTTGACTGCGATCTCGGGTGAATCAGCCACCTTCATCGCAGGCGGCGAATTTCCGATTCCGAGTGGCGTGACTTGTCAGAACGGCGGCGCCGGACCTTGCCAGCCATCGATCACGTTCAAGAAGTTCGGTATCTCGCTGAATTTCACCCCTGTTGTACTGACAGAGGGGCGGATCAGTCTCCGCGTCATGACCGAGGTGTCCGAAATCGCAAATGATAATTCAATTTCGATTAGCGGCTTCTCAATTCCATCTATCAAAACCCGCCGCGCCGAAACGACACTCGAAATTCCGTCAGGGGGATCGATGGCCATGGCGGGATTGATTCAGGATCAAACCAAGCAGGCGATGAGCGGTCTTCCCGGCCTCGCCCAGGTCCCGGTCCTCGGCGCCCTGTTCAAAAGCAGGGACTTCATCAACAACCAGACCGAGTTGATGGTGATCGTGACCCCCTATGTCGTTCGTGCGGTCGCACAAAAAGATCTGTCGCGCCCCGACGACGGCTTCGCTGAATCATCCGACCCCCAAGCGGATTTTCTTGGCACCGTCAGCCGCATCTATGGCGTTCCCAATCGAAACCCGCAGGGACGTTCTTACCGCGGCACTTACGGCTTTATCACCGACTGAGATGGGACAAGGACAAGTAGAATGAACGCGCGAGTACCCAATCTCAAACGTAGCCTCGGTATCGGAGGGGCTTTATTGGCAGTTGCTGCCGCGTTAGGAGGTTGCAAACATACTGACGGGGATATCGTCACCGGCAGTGTGCCGAACGACTATCGCCAGCGGCATCCAATCGTGATTCAGGAAGCCAGTCGCACGACCGAAGTCTTCGTCGGCCAGGGGCGCGGCGGCCTTACCGCAGCGCAGCGCGCCGATATCATGGGGCTCGCGCAGACATGGCTACGCGAAGGAACTGGCAGCATCATCATCGACATGCCGGTCGGCGCACCAAACGCGCGCACAGCAACCGACTCACTTCACGAGATCAAAGCTATTTTCAGCGCTGCCGGAATTCCCTCGCGCGGCATTACCGTACGTAACTATCGTCCAACGGACCCTCGCTTGTTTGCAACTATCCGCGTCAGCTATCCCCGGATCATGGCCGACGCGGGACCGTGCGGACTTTGGCCTGAGGACATTGGTCCATCGATAAAGAACAAGGGCTACTTCGAAAACCGTCCGTATCATAATTTTGGCTGCGCAACGCAGCGCAATCTCGCCGCGATGGTCGACAATCCATCAGACTTGGTTCAGCCTCGCGCCGAAACTCCGGCAATGACATCACGTCGAAATGTCGCATTCGAGAAGTATCGCAAGGGTGCACCGACGACGACCGAGTATCCCGAGGCGGAAAGAGCCAAACTCAGTGATGTAGGCAAATGATCAGTTACGCACGTCAAGATCAAGAAGACCAGACAGTCACGCCCGCAGCCGAAGAACACATCGCGCCTGCGCCGCGTGTGTCGGTACAGGCGTTTTGCGAAACGGTCGAAACAGCGGCAGCTGTGCAGGCGGCCGGCGAAGATCGTCGGCTGGATAAGGCGCATCTCAAAATACAGATGGGCGGCATGACCGCCGCCATCGAGGCCTATCGCACGGCGCCGACGCCAAACGTCATCGTGCTCGAGACTGATGGCCGCGCCGACATCCTCGGCGGCCTCGATCAACTCGCAGCCGTGTGTGACGCCGGCACTCGCGTGATCGTCATCGGGCGCGTCAACGACGTGTTGCTGTACCGAGAACTCGTAAGACGCGGGGTCAGCGACTATGTGATTGCTCCGGTTGCGCCACTCGATGTCGTGCGTTCCATTTGTGGCCTGTTTTCAGTTCCAGAAGCCAAGGCTGTAGGCCGCATCATCGCGATCGTCGGTGCCAAGGGCGGCGTGGGCGCTTCCACTGTGGCACACAATGTCGCCTGGGCAATCGCACGTGATCTTGCATTGGATTCCGTGGTGGCCGACCTCGATCTGGCGTTCGGCACTGCGGGGCTCGACTACAACCAGGACCCCCCTCAAGGGATTGCCGACGCTGTCTTTTCTCCAGATCGCATTGACACGGCTTTTATCGATCGCCTGCTTTCGAAGTGCACCGATCACCTCAGTTTGCTAGCTGCTCCAGCAACGCTCGAGCGGGTCTACGATTTTGGCACCGAAGCCTTCGATGCGATTTTCGACACGCTGCGCACAACGATGCCTTGCATCGTCCTTGACGTTCCGCATCAATGGTCCGGTTGGACCAAGCGTGCCCTCGTCGGAGCCGACGATATCCTCATCGTCGCAACTCCGGATCTCGCCAATCTCCGCAATACAAAAAATATATTCGACATGCTCAAGGCTGCCCGTCCTAACGACCGGCCGCCCCTCTACTGCCTGAATCAGACAGGCGTGCCAAAGCGACCGGAGATCGGTATCGGCGAATTCGCCAAGGCCATCGAGAGCCAACCGATTGTCACCATCCCATTCGAGCCGCAGATTTTTGGCTCAGCGGCCAACAATGGACAGATGATCGCTGAAATCGCGGCTAACCACCGTGTGACCGAGATGTTTTTGCAGATTGCTCAACGTCTAACAGGTCGGGCCGAAACCAAAAAGCAGCGCAATTCGTTCCTTTCACCTTTGCTCGGAAAACTTCGAGGCAAGTAAGCTTACGCGTGGAGTTTTATCGTGTTTGGTAAGCGTAGCGGACCAGAAACCGATTTCGGGGCCAGGGCTCCCAGCCGTGGCCCCGAACCCGCTCACGTGCCCTCCTTAGCTCCCAATGCACAGCGTGCCTCCTCTCCAAGCGTGGCTTCGCCACCGTTGGCTCCGGCAAGGGCGCCTGCACCACCCCCTGTCGTCGAGGCCCGGCGATCAGATACCTATTATCAAGTCAAGGCGACGATCTTCGGCGCGCTGATCGAGGCCATTGATCTTACACAACTCGCGAAGCTCGATGCTGAATCAGCGCGCGAAGAGATTCGCGACATCGTCAACGAAATCATCGCGATTAAAAACATCGTAATGTCGATTGCCGAGCAAGAGGAATTGCTCGACGACATCTGCAACGATGTTCTCGGTTACGGCCCGCTTGAGCCCTTGCTGTCGCGTGACGATATCTCCGACATCATGGTGAATGGTGCTGGCACGGTGTACATTGAAGTCGCCGGCAAAATCCAGAAAACCAACATTCGGTTCCGCGACAACCAGCAGCTTCTCAATATCTGTCAGCGCATTGTGAGCCAAGTCGGCCGGCGCGTCGATGAATCCTCTCCGATCTGCGACGCCCGTCTCGCCGATGGCTCGCGTGTCAACGCCATCGTCCCGCCGCTTGCGATCGATGGTCCAGCACTTACGATTCGCAAATTCAAAAAGGACAAGCTGACGCTGGATCAGCTCGTCAAATTTGGCGCCATTTCACCCGAAGGCGCGCAAATCCTGCAGATTATCGGTCGTTGCCGCGCCAATGTGCTGATCTCCGGAGGTACGGGCTCCGGAAAGACAACACTCTTGAATTGCTTGACGAACTATATCGAAAACGACGAGCGCATCATCACCTGCGAAGACGCTGCCGAACTTCAATTGCAGCAGCCTCACGTCGTCCGGCTCGAAACCCGGCCGCCGAACATCGAGGGTGAGGGTCAAGTTACGATGCGGGATCTGGTTCGCAACTGTCTGCGTATGCGACCTGAGCGTATCATCGTTGGCGAAGTTCGCGGACCCGAAGCGTTTGATCTGCTGCAAGCCATGAATACCGGCCACGACGGATCGATGGGCACGCTGCACGCCAACAACCCGCGCGAGGCATTATCACGTGCGGAGTCCATGATTACCATGGGTGGATTCGCGCTGCCCTCACGCACCATTCGAGAGATGATTTGCGCCTCCATCGATATTGTGGTGCAGGCCGCTCGCCTGCGCGATGGCTCGCGCCGAATTACGCACATCACCGAGGTGATGGGCATGGAAGGTGACACAATCATTACGCAAGATATCTTCGTCTACGACATCACCGGCGAAGATCTCAATGGAAATATTCTTGGCCGGCATCGATCGACCGGTATTGGACGTCCACGTTTTTGGGATCGCGCACGCTACTATAACGAGGAGAAGCGCCTCGCAGCCGCCCTTGACGCGGCTGAAGTGGCCGGCGCGGATATCTAGGACGAGCCCCAATGAACATGCAAGCGATTGCGCTGGCCTTCCTGAGCTCCGTCACGATTGGTGGATTGGCGTGGGTCTTTCTTTATCCGCTGCTCAGCGGCGAGAAGAAGGTCGAACAGCGACGAGCAGCATTTTCTCGCCACGACTCCAGCCCTCGCAGCGAGGAACGCACGTTGCGCTCTCGTCGCGCGCAAGTCGAAGAATCAATGAAAGAGGTCGAGCAGCGGCTGAAGCAGAACCAGAAAGTTTCGCTGTCGATGCGCATTGCACAGGCCGGCCTGGGCATATCGAACCAGCAATTCATTATTTTCTCAGTCATTCTCGGTGGAGTGACGCTACTCCTAACGTATATGAGCGGCATGGCTCCTCTTGCCGCTGCCGGCTTCGCCTTAGCCGCCGGTTTCGGACTGCCGCGCTGGATCCTCAATTACCTCAAGAAGCGAAGAGAGGCCAAATTTCTAGATGCCCTGCCCGATGCGGTCGACGTCATCGTCCGCGGCATCAAGGCCGGGCTGCCCTTGTTCGATTCCATCAAAGTTGTCGCTGCCGACTCCCCGGAACCACTCCGAAGCGAATTCAACGCAATTATCGAAACGCAGACAATCGGAATGCCGCTTGGCGAAGCATGCCAACGACTATACGAGCGAATGCCGCTGCCCGAAGCCAACTTCTTTGGAATCGTTATCGCTATTCAGACGAAAACCGGCGGCAACCTGTCGGAAGCACTCGCCAACCTCTCGAGGGTCCTTCGTGATCGAAAGAAAATGAAGGGAAAGATCCAAGCAATGTCGATGGAAGCGAAAGCCTCCGCAGCTATTATTGGCTCACTTCCACCCCTCGTTATGCTCATGGTCTACATACTGACCCCTGAGTACATCTCGCTGCTCTGGACCCATCCCACAGGGCGGTTCATGCTTGCGGGCTGTGCCCTGTGGATGTCGACGGGCATCTTTGTGATGAAAAAGATGATCAACTTTGATTTCTGATGGGGTCTCATGCTCGATCTTCTGATCGCCAAACTTCACGACGCCAGATTCATGACAATGCTCCTGTCGGCGATCGCCGTCAGCGCAACAGTATGGGCATTGTTATCACCTATGTTTGCCGGTGACGTGTTGCAAAAACGCATGAAAGCTGTTGCAAGCGAGCGTGAACGCATGCGTCAGCGCGAACGTGATCGACTGACCCGCTCCGAAAAGGTGACGCTGCGTCAAACACCCAAGCAACTCGTTCAAAGGGTAGTGGAAGACTTCAACCTCGGCAAATGGCTTGCCCAGGAAGAAGCCCGAGAAAAACTCGTGATGGCAGGATATCGCGGTCAGGCGCCATACACGACGTTTCTTTTCTTTCGTCTCGTTATGCCGCTCGCGTTTCTGCTTTTTGGAATTGTGTATGTCTTTTTGATTTGGGATGTAAAGCAGCCTGCACCTATAAAGATCGCGATGTGCATTGGTGCAGCGTGGCTGGGCATGCAAGCGCCCATGCTGTTCTTGAAGAACGCAATCAGTAAGAGGCAGTTGTCGATCCGTCGGGCATTTCCCGATGCTCTCGACCTGCTGCTGATCTGCGTCGAGTCCGGCATGTCAATCGAGGCAGCATTCCGGAAGGTATCTCAGGAAATCGGAAGCCAATCGATCCCGCTTGCTGAAGAATTCACGCTGACCAATGCCGAATTGTCCTATCTGCAGGACCGTAAGATAGCTTACGAGAACCTGGCCAAGCGAACCGGCTTAGAAGGTGTCAAGTCAGTGTGCTTGGCTCTCCAGCAATCCGAGCGGTATGGTACACCACTTGGTCATTCGCTGCGGGTGATGGCACAGGAAAACCGCGACATGCGCATGAACGAGGCCGAGAAGAAGGCTGCTGCCCTTCCACCAAAGCTGACCGTTCCGATGATCGTGTTCTTTCTGCCGGTCCTGTTTGTGGTCATCCTCGGCCCGACCGGGATCAGGGTCGCCCAATACCTGAAGTGACCTTAGACGCGGTCGCGGGCACCCGGGTTCGTGCAATCTCGCTGAGTTCTTTGAGGAAGTCTTTCAGCTTCGGCTGATTCCGGCGGCCGATGTGGTCTGTTGACCACGAGAACCATCGCGGCTGAGCATTTGCTTGAGATAGGCAACATTGGCCTCCGCCTGGTCAGGCGGCAGATCAGCCTTCGCGATAGACTCAGCTTCGCTGAAGCGTCCCTGCAGTCCCACGACAAGAGCCAGATTCTGGCGGACGCGTGAATCGCTCGTGCCCCGACCATATGCCCTGCGCAGAACCGACTCTGCCCGGGGCAAATCTTTGGACAGGACGTAGGAGAGACCGAGATTTGAAAGAACGGAGGGTTCTTCCGGCGAAATCTTCAAGGCGCTCGCATAGTAGCGGCGTGCTTCGTCATGCTTGCCGAGTTGATCGAGTGCCGTTCCCTGCACGGACAGAATACGCCAATCCGGGTTCGCCGGTGAGTGGGCCCGCGTGAGAACATCAAATCCCAGCTGAAAATTTCCGTTGTCAACCAGAGCCCGGCCATAAGCCGCGAGCAGAGGCTTGTTGCCGGGGTTGGCCATCGTCGCCTGTTCCAGCACAGCAACGGCTTGCGAACGCTGCCCGTTTAGACGTAACGCTTGGCCGTATTGGACCGCGGCATCAGCATTGCGAGTGTTCGCGCGATAACGTTCACCAAGTGCGTCGATCTCGGTGCGCGGAAGGGAGCCTGGCGTGACCTCTGCCCTTGCGTTAATCGAACCAGTCACCTCGGGTGATCGCATGGTCTGGCAGCCGCCAAGCCCGATGGCCAGGATCGCGACGGCCGCAGCCGAGCCGAGGTACTGGGTCAGATGGAGTGAA from Nitrobacteraceae bacterium AZCC 1564 includes these protein-coding regions:
- a CDS encoding tight adherence protein C (product_source=KO:K12511; cog=COG2064; ko=KO:K12511; pfam=PF00482; transmembrane_helix_parts=Outside_1_14,TMhelix_15_37,Inside_38_115,TMhelix_116_138,Outside_139_147,TMhelix_148_170,Inside_171_295,TMhelix_296_318,Outside_319_325) translates to MLDLLIAKLHDARFMTMLLSAIAVSATVWALLSPMFAGDVLQKRMKAVASERERMRQRERDRLTRSEKVTLRQTPKQLVQRVVEDFNLGKWLAQEEAREKLVMAGYRGQAPYTTFLFFRLVMPLAFLLFGIVYVFLIWDVKQPAPIKIAMCIGAAWLGMQAPMLFLKNAISKRQLSIRRAFPDALDLLLICVESGMSIEAAFRKVSQEIGSQSIPLAEEFTLTNAELSYLQDRKIAYENLAKRTGLEGVKSVCLALQQSERYGTPLGHSLRVMAQENRDMRMNEAEKKAAALPPKLTVPMIVFFLPVLFVVILGPTGIRVAQYLK
- a CDS encoding Flp pilus assembly protein TadD (product_source=COG5010; cath_funfam=1.25.40.10; cog=COG5010; pfam=PF13181,PF13432; smart=SM00028; superfamily=48452); protein product: MSIRNSLHLTQYLGSAAAVAILAIGLGGCQTMRSPEVTGSINARAEVTPGSLPRTEIDALGERYRANTRNADAAVQYGQALRLNGQRSQAVAVLEQATMANPGNKPLLAAYGRALVDNGNFQLGFDVLTRAHSPANPDWRILSVQGTALDQLGKHDEARRYYASALKISPEEPSVLSNLGLSYVLSKDLPRAESVLRRAYGRGTSDSRVRQNLALVVGLQGRFSEAESIAKADLPPDQAEANVAYLKQMLSRDGSRGQQTTSAAGISRS